One genomic window of Haloferax mediterranei ATCC 33500 includes the following:
- a CDS encoding ABC transporter ATP-binding protein, producing the protein MASAIEIRDLTKSYGDVTALDGIDLDVPEGSFFGLLGPNGAGKTTFINILVGLVRKSGGTASVFGYDVEDDYREARDRIGLAPQEFNVDRFFPIREVLEHKAGYHGIPQSEARERADEVLKRVGIYDKRDTRFDWLSGGMKRRFMLARALITDPDLLILDEPTAGVDVQLRHELWETIIDLNDRGTTILLTTHYIEEAERLCDEVAILDSGRIIEVASPEELMDRGTDDIVVQLRDPPTAVPDFAADDDRVEAVNLEGTRLVVTAQQGGLVAPDVVQTLDRAGHEIVDLEISRTSLEEVFVEMTRQGEGRATAEVTQ; encoded by the coding sequence ATGGCATCTGCGATTGAGATACGCGACCTGACGAAGTCCTACGGCGACGTCACGGCGCTCGACGGTATCGACCTCGACGTGCCCGAAGGGTCGTTCTTCGGACTGTTGGGGCCGAACGGTGCCGGGAAAACGACGTTCATCAACATCCTCGTCGGTCTCGTGCGCAAATCCGGCGGGACGGCGAGCGTGTTCGGTTACGACGTCGAAGACGACTACCGCGAGGCCCGCGACCGAATCGGCCTCGCACCGCAGGAGTTCAACGTCGACCGCTTTTTCCCCATCCGAGAAGTGCTCGAACACAAGGCTGGCTATCACGGAATTCCGCAGTCGGAGGCGCGGGAACGGGCTGACGAGGTACTCAAGCGAGTCGGCATCTACGACAAGCGCGACACCCGGTTCGACTGGCTCTCCGGCGGGATGAAACGCCGCTTCATGCTCGCACGAGCGCTCATCACCGACCCGGACCTCCTCATCCTCGACGAACCGACCGCCGGCGTCGACGTGCAACTCCGCCACGAACTCTGGGAGACCATCATCGACCTCAACGACCGCGGGACGACCATCCTGCTGACCACCCACTACATCGAGGAAGCAGAACGACTCTGTGACGAAGTGGCTATCCTCGACTCCGGGCGCATCATCGAAGTCGCCAGCCCCGAGGAGCTGATGGACCGCGGCACCGACGACATCGTCGTCCAACTTCGCGACCCGCCGACGGCAGTCCCCGACTTCGCGGCCGACGACGACCGCGTAGAGGCAGTCAACCTTGAGGGCACCCGCCTCGTCGTCACCGCCCAACAGGGGGGACTCGTCGCCCCCGACGTGGTCCAGACACTCGACCGCGCGGGCCACGAAATCGTCGACCTCGAAATCTCGCGCACGTCGCTCGAAGAGGTGTTCGTCGAGATGACGCGACAGGGCGAAGGCCGCGCGACGGCGGAGGTGACACAATGA
- the aceA gene encoding isocitrate lyase: MNPTELDSDVFVRDIDNPKGRELREMLNTQDFVFAPGMYHALDARLAEMTGHDAAYMSGYSTVLGQFGFPDLEMVTMTEMVENAKRMVEATNLPIIADCDTGYGGIHNVRRAVREYEKAGVAAIHIEDQTTPKRCGHIAGKQIISREKARARFEAAVDAKQCDDTVIIARTDAYGSANGDWEEHLERGRIYADAGVDLVWPEMPNPSREDAVNYAEKIHETHPDLKLAFNYSSSFAWSEEEDPLTFQELGDLGYKYIFITLFGLHSGAHSVYEDFKKLAEEDEQGQFDLEQRYLGHPTESHHELSFVSRYQDIETEFDPEARRRIEESEGFSEDEADPITSNARANDDD, encoded by the coding sequence ATGAATCCGACCGAACTCGACAGCGACGTCTTCGTCCGCGATATCGACAACCCGAAAGGCCGCGAACTCCGCGAGATGCTGAACACGCAGGACTTCGTGTTCGCACCCGGCATGTACCATGCTCTCGACGCGCGGCTCGCCGAGATGACCGGCCACGACGCTGCCTACATGTCCGGGTATTCGACCGTCCTCGGGCAGTTCGGCTTCCCGGACCTGGAGATGGTCACGATGACCGAAATGGTCGAGAATGCAAAGCGCATGGTCGAGGCGACGAACCTCCCTATCATCGCCGACTGTGACACGGGCTACGGCGGCATCCACAACGTCCGTCGCGCCGTCCGCGAGTACGAGAAGGCCGGTGTCGCCGCCATCCACATCGAAGACCAGACGACGCCGAAGCGCTGTGGCCACATCGCGGGCAAGCAAATCATCTCCCGCGAGAAGGCTCGCGCCCGCTTCGAGGCGGCCGTCGACGCCAAGCAGTGCGACGACACGGTCATCATCGCCCGCACCGACGCCTACGGCTCGGCCAACGGCGACTGGGAAGAACACCTCGAACGCGGTCGCATCTACGCCGACGCCGGCGTCGACCTCGTCTGGCCCGAGATGCCGAACCCGTCCCGTGAAGATGCGGTCAACTACGCCGAGAAGATTCACGAGACGCACCCGGACCTGAAGCTCGCGTTCAACTACTCGTCGTCGTTCGCGTGGTCCGAAGAGGAAGACCCGCTCACGTTCCAGGAACTGGGTGACCTCGGCTACAAGTACATCTTCATCACGCTGTTCGGCCTGCACTCGGGTGCCCACTCGGTCTACGAGGACTTCAAGAAGCTCGCCGAAGAGGACGAACAGGGGCAGTTCGACCTCGAACAGCGCTACCTCGGCCACCCGACCGAGAGCCACCACGAACTCTCGTTCGTCTCGCGCTACCAGGACATCGAGACGGAATTCGACCCCGAGGCGCGCCGCCGCATCGAGGAGTCGGAAGGCTTCAGCGAAGACGAAGCCGACCCCATTACGAGCAACGCCAGAGCCAACGACGATGACTGA
- the aceB gene encoding malate synthase AceB, producing MTERRHDREFVRTFFTSPTAVEGEDDSAKMLRSAAQLRGMQAPDVWVPDNEDATAPSMRDEGAENIIEVVSEHGADFPGEIHPRIVWHRDSPTTRYQGFQHMLEIADPERGAIEHIDGFVVPEVGDIDDWKKADEFFTIVENEHGLEAGSIAMSVIIESGQAELAMGTLREEMGKPTNNLERLFLLVDGEVDYTKDMRAITPTGELPPWPELRHNTSRGASAAGLIAVDGPYDDIRDVEGYHERMTENQAKGMLGIWSLTPGQVVEANTSPLPPKTGSWLLDIDGQQIELESEDGVEVYDGDRLSLEATGDGYELRIGGDTRELDEDELREELLDITSYVPSMDDIVDSMEEFEAAKEAGRGAIAMEQSATLRIGGTELSISKDRMWDEATYQAAMTPISLFQDVYENRPDQHEELNERYGASVVSRAMEVGL from the coding sequence ATGACTGAGCGACGCCACGACCGCGAGTTCGTGCGGACGTTCTTCACCTCGCCGACGGCCGTCGAGGGCGAAGACGACTCCGCGAAGATGCTCCGGAGCGCCGCCCAACTCCGCGGCATGCAGGCACCGGACGTGTGGGTGCCGGACAACGAGGATGCAACAGCACCCTCGATGCGTGACGAGGGTGCCGAGAACATCATCGAAGTCGTCTCCGAACACGGCGCGGACTTCCCCGGCGAGATTCACCCCCGAATCGTCTGGCACCGCGACAGCCCGACGACTCGGTATCAGGGCTTCCAGCACATGCTGGAAATCGCCGACCCCGAGCGAGGAGCCATCGAGCACATCGACGGATTCGTCGTCCCCGAAGTCGGCGACATCGACGACTGGAAGAAGGCCGACGAGTTCTTCACTATCGTCGAAAACGAGCACGGTCTCGAAGCAGGCAGCATCGCCATGTCCGTCATCATCGAGAGCGGTCAGGCCGAACTCGCGATGGGGACACTCCGCGAGGAGATGGGCAAGCCCACGAACAATCTCGAACGCCTGTTCCTCCTCGTCGACGGCGAAGTCGACTACACGAAGGACATGCGCGCGATTACGCCGACCGGCGAGTTGCCGCCGTGGCCGGAACTCCGACACAACACCTCTCGCGGCGCAAGCGCTGCGGGTCTCATCGCGGTCGACGGTCCCTACGACGACATCCGCGACGTGGAAGGCTACCACGAGCGCATGACCGAGAATCAGGCGAAAGGGATGCTCGGCATCTGGTCGCTCACGCCCGGACAGGTCGTGGAGGCGAACACGTCGCCGCTTCCGCCGAAGACCGGTAGTTGGCTGCTCGATATCGACGGGCAGCAAATCGAACTCGAATCTGAAGACGGCGTTGAAGTGTACGACGGCGACCGCTTGTCACTCGAAGCCACGGGCGACGGGTACGAACTCCGTATCGGCGGAGATACCCGAGAACTCGACGAGGACGAACTGCGCGAGGAACTCCTCGATATAACCTCGTACGTCCCGAGCATGGACGACATCGTCGACTCCATGGAGGAGTTCGAGGCGGCCAAAGAGGCCGGGCGCGGTGCTATCGCCATGGAGCAGTCGGCGACGCTCCGTATCGGTGGAACCGAGCTCTCCATCTCTAAGGACCGAATGTGGGACGAGGCGACGTATCAGGCTGCGATGACGCCGATTAGCCTGTTCCAAGACGTCTACGAGAACCGTCCGGACCAACACGAGGAACTGAACGAGCGCTACGGCGCGAGCGTCGTGTCGCGCGCGATGGAGGTGGGTCTCTAA
- a CDS encoding DUF4112 domain-containing protein translates to MNDSTDSAGATTPAGDDDEPLEPDTIVDFDDSRVNASADLDTIASGSTPEATLDRLHTVSFYLDEAFEIPGTNYRIGLDPLLGLVPGIGDATAAALSAYILVEAAMLGVPRATLARMFGNILLDSTVGSLPLVGDVFDAVWKANARNVRLLEARYEDPSREAVEADRRFLIAAVVLIMILLVALGVATTLAALWILGQAGLL, encoded by the coding sequence GTGAACGATTCGACGGATTCGGCCGGAGCGACCACCCCCGCGGGCGACGACGACGAGCCACTGGAACCAGACACCATCGTCGACTTCGACGATAGTAGAGTCAACGCCAGTGCCGACCTCGACACCATCGCGTCCGGTTCCACACCCGAAGCCACACTCGACCGACTCCACACCGTGAGTTTCTATCTCGACGAAGCGTTCGAGATTCCGGGGACGAACTATCGTATCGGACTGGACCCGTTGTTGGGACTCGTTCCGGGTATCGGCGACGCGACGGCAGCGGCGCTCTCCGCGTACATCCTCGTCGAGGCCGCGATGCTTGGCGTTCCCAGAGCGACGCTTGCCCGAATGTTCGGGAATATCCTCCTTGATTCGACCGTTGGTTCGTTGCCGCTGGTCGGTGACGTGTTCGACGCCGTCTGGAAGGCGAACGCGCGGAACGTTCGACTCCTCGAAGCACGCTACGAAGACCCATCACGCGAAGCCGTCGAAGCAGACCGTCGCTTCCTCATCGCTGCCGTCGTTTTGATTATGATTCTGTTAGTGGCACTGGGTGTGGCCACGACACTCGCCGCGCTGTGGATACTCGGACAGGCCGGTTTACTCTAA
- a CDS encoding twin-arginine translocation signal domain-containing protein, with protein sequence MERRTFLKSVTAAGALLTTAGCLGGGSGPGAGSENNSSATGTSESVPVPNPDISFKTKDGVLRVVHMGGDEIKDENTTEVYVTVDGERATTWVADDKETQAYPISVGNFIETESAEAGSTVEVVWVDKAGTESVLATHEVPTEETTTNETTTSNETATNETVTTTTNETAVNSTTTTTSNETTTTTGNETTTTNSTTTDSE encoded by the coding sequence ATGGAACGACGAACTTTCCTCAAAAGCGTCACTGCTGCAGGAGCCCTCCTCACCACCGCTGGCTGTCTCGGCGGTGGGTCTGGGCCCGGAGCCGGGTCGGAAAATAACTCGTCGGCGACGGGCACGAGCGAGTCCGTGCCAGTTCCGAATCCCGACATCAGCTTCAAGACCAAAGACGGTGTTCTCCGCGTTGTCCACATGGGCGGCGACGAAATCAAAGATGAGAACACTACGGAAGTGTACGTGACCGTCGACGGCGAGCGAGCCACGACGTGGGTCGCGGACGACAAGGAAACGCAGGCGTACCCCATCTCGGTGGGTAACTTCATCGAAACCGAATCCGCCGAAGCCGGATCGACCGTGGAGGTCGTCTGGGTCGACAAAGCGGGCACCGAGTCCGTCCTCGCCACGCACGAGGTTCCCACCGAGGAGACCACCACCAACGAAACGACCACGTCTAACGAGACGGCGACGAACGAAACCGTGACGACGACCACCAACGAAACGGCGGTCAACAGCACGACGACGACCACGTCCAACGAGACGACTACGACAACCGGCAACGAGACCACGACGACGAACTCTACGACGACCGACAGCGAGTAA
- a CDS encoding RNA-guided endonuclease InsQ/TnpB family protein — protein sequence MDVTLRCRAYPDEETASEAWRHIEIHRQIRNHAIRDYYSHDYGNRPTAYDQHRKLTGWKQRWPLFSEVSAHAAQQTVSEIHKNVETQKGRRENGHKTGRLKWQGSGDCRSVAYQTEGFDVNHTTGQDEYATVRLSKIGNIPIRAHRELPATENIKRVVLKKERTGDWFVCLVTERPDEDLPEKPDPSTLDPADCVGVDLGILSYIHTSDDTAVDMLDLSDEYDRYGREQRKLDRKQHGSNNWEKQRQKVAAAKRQIKRKVLDYQHKLTTWLVRKYDLVAVEDLDVKPMLETSQNAKNKQDAAWSRFLDLLEYKADLHGTHVVRVKPAGTTKECSECGVETSKPLWIREHSCPACGHTEDRDLNAAKNILSRGRSQIGAGRSESTPVQTALPTGPLSVPAKRVVEAGSPEA from the coding sequence ATGGACGTAACGCTTCGCTGTCGTGCGTATCCCGACGAGGAAACCGCCAGCGAAGCGTGGCGTCACATCGAAATCCATCGACAGATACGAAACCACGCCATCCGCGACTACTACTCACACGACTACGGAAACCGGCCAACCGCCTACGACCAGCACCGCAAACTCACCGGCTGGAAACAGCGGTGGCCGCTCTTTTCGGAAGTTTCGGCACACGCCGCCCAACAGACTGTTTCGGAGATACACAAGAACGTCGAGACACAGAAGGGTCGGCGGGAAAACGGCCACAAGACGGGGCGGTTGAAGTGGCAGGGAAGCGGCGACTGTCGGTCAGTCGCGTATCAGACCGAAGGCTTCGACGTGAATCACACCACGGGCCAAGACGAGTACGCCACTGTTCGACTCTCGAAAATCGGCAACATCCCGATTCGAGCGCACCGAGAGCTTCCCGCGACCGAGAACATCAAGCGCGTCGTGTTAAAGAAGGAGCGAACTGGCGACTGGTTTGTCTGTCTCGTCACGGAACGCCCGGACGAGGACCTTCCCGAAAAACCCGACCCCAGTACGCTCGACCCTGCCGACTGCGTAGGGGTAGACCTCGGGATTCTCTCGTATATCCACACCAGCGACGATACGGCGGTGGATATGCTCGACCTGTCCGACGAGTACGACCGCTACGGGCGCGAACAGCGGAAACTCGACCGCAAACAGCACGGCTCGAACAACTGGGAGAAACAACGGCAGAAGGTCGCTGCGGCGAAGCGGCAAATCAAACGGAAAGTGCTGGACTATCAGCACAAACTCACGACGTGGCTGGTCCGAAAGTACGATTTGGTGGCCGTCGAGGATTTGGACGTAAAGCCGATGCTGGAAACCAGCCAGAATGCCAAGAACAAGCAGGACGCCGCATGGTCGCGGTTTCTGGACCTCTTGGAGTACAAAGCCGACCTGCATGGCACTCACGTCGTTCGAGTCAAACCAGCAGGAACGACCAAAGAGTGTTCGGAGTGCGGTGTGGAAACGTCAAAGCCACTCTGGATTCGAGAACACTCTTGTCCGGCGTGCGGTCACACCGAGGACAGGGACCTGAACGCGGCGAAGAACATCCTTTCTCGCGGTCGCTCACAGATAGGGGCGGGACGCTCCGAATCAACGCCTGTGCAGACTGCGCTCCCTACGGGACCCCTTTCGGTTCCTGCAAAGCGCGTCGTAGAAGCAGGAAGCCCCGAGGCTTGA
- a CDS encoding AbrB/MazE/SpoVT family DNA-binding domain-containing protein, translating into MECYPTVRDRGQVTIPEDVREPLGIEPGDRIKLTVERLD; encoded by the coding sequence ATGGAATGTTACCCGACTGTCCGTGACCGGGGACAGGTCACGATTCCCGAAGATGTGCGCGAACCGCTCGGTATCGAGCCGGGCGACCGAATCAAACTCACTGTCGAACGACTGGACTAA
- a CDS encoding DMT family transporter, with translation MSIGTQTHRNLALFATLAVLWGTSFMAIEVGLDVLPPALFAALRYDVAGAVLFVYGLLAAEDWRPRGRDEWIVVAVGGALLIGAHFALLFSGQRYVTSGVAAIVLSLSPVLTPLFAFSMLPEERLDAFGFLGVFLGLAGTVVIALSSGSVGGQLIGVVLLFLAAASWAFGSVLVKRLPGNPPVVPMQAWMMLLGSGMLHIVSPILGEPGLSTVEWSPLVVGSLLFLAVLCSAVGFIIYFVLLDRIGAVEISLVNYAVPIVAAVSGWVFLDEHIGPATISGFFLILTGFAFMKRASLQPVVYRLGIRAGIITPDSVFNPDGVPADD, from the coding sequence GTGTCTATCGGAACACAAACACATCGGAATCTCGCATTGTTCGCTACGCTCGCGGTTCTCTGGGGGACATCATTCATGGCTATCGAAGTCGGGCTTGATGTGCTTCCACCTGCACTCTTCGCCGCGCTTCGCTACGACGTTGCGGGTGCCGTCCTGTTCGTCTACGGTCTGCTCGCCGCAGAGGACTGGCGACCCCGCGGTCGCGACGAGTGGATTGTCGTCGCCGTCGGCGGCGCGTTGCTTATCGGGGCGCACTTCGCGCTCCTGTTTTCCGGTCAGCGCTACGTGACAAGTGGCGTTGCCGCAATCGTCCTTAGTCTGTCTCCGGTTCTGACGCCGCTTTTCGCCTTCTCGATGCTCCCCGAAGAGCGACTCGACGCGTTCGGCTTCCTCGGCGTCTTCTTGGGTCTCGCTGGCACCGTCGTTATCGCCCTCTCATCGGGGTCGGTCGGCGGCCAACTCATCGGCGTCGTACTGCTTTTCCTCGCCGCTGCGAGTTGGGCGTTCGGCTCCGTTCTCGTCAAACGCCTCCCCGGAAATCCGCCGGTCGTCCCGATGCAGGCGTGGATGATGCTCCTCGGTTCGGGCATGCTCCACATCGTCAGCCCGATTCTCGGCGAACCGGGGCTTTCGACCGTCGAGTGGTCACCGCTCGTCGTCGGCTCGCTGCTCTTTCTCGCGGTGCTGTGCAGCGCGGTCGGCTTCATCATCTACTTCGTCCTCTTGGACCGCATCGGCGCGGTAGAAATCAGCCTCGTCAACTACGCCGTCCCCATCGTCGCCGCCGTCAGCGGGTGGGTGTTCCTCGACGAGCATATCGGTCCCGCAACCATCTCCGGATTCTTCCTCATCCTCACCGGATTCGCGTTCATGAAACGCGCTTCCCTCCAGCCGGTCGTCTACCGCCTTGGCATCCGCGCAGGCATCATCACGCCGGATTCGGTGTTTAACCCCGACGGCGTGCCCGCTGACGACTGA
- a CDS encoding tRNA pseudouridine(54/55) synthase Pus10, with the protein MSILEDARALAESGPVCDACLGRVFADRSFGLTNAERGKSLRIAAALDADEPYEAVETEACWVCEGACAHFDEWAERCAAAIEDVEVETYQVGTRAPPLVEENEILLREGAGLPEDAGELFKSEFNREVGKRVGRLTGTEVDFTRPDVQFLLDIEADTVEAQINSAFVYGRYRKLERDIPQTEWPCRECDGSGYKGKEPCDYCGGSGYLYEDSVEGFVAPVVMDVMDGVDAKFHGAGREDVDALMLGTGRPFVVEIMEPRRRNVDAEQLEGDINAMAEGEIEVEGLRLATYDMVERVKKLDASKQYRAAVEFDDDVTNEDLQAALDELTGATIEQYTPNRVDHRRASLTRTRHVYDATGDLEDERHATVEIHGEGGLYIKELVSGDEGRTNPSLAGILDTGAVVTALDVIAVEGEDEPFEDDEFFKD; encoded by the coding sequence ATGAGTATCCTCGAGGACGCGCGAGCGCTCGCCGAGAGCGGGCCGGTCTGTGACGCCTGTCTGGGCAGGGTGTTCGCCGACCGCAGTTTCGGATTGACGAACGCCGAACGAGGGAAGTCGCTTCGAATCGCTGCCGCCCTCGACGCGGACGAACCCTACGAAGCGGTCGAGACCGAAGCCTGCTGGGTCTGCGAAGGCGCTTGTGCACACTTCGACGAGTGGGCCGAACGCTGCGCCGCGGCCATCGAAGACGTTGAAGTCGAGACGTACCAGGTCGGGACGCGAGCGCCGCCGCTGGTCGAAGAAAACGAAATCCTCCTGCGCGAAGGGGCCGGACTTCCCGAAGACGCTGGCGAACTGTTCAAATCCGAGTTCAACCGCGAAGTCGGAAAGCGCGTCGGGCGACTCACCGGCACCGAGGTGGACTTCACCCGGCCGGACGTACAGTTCCTTCTCGATATCGAAGCCGACACCGTGGAGGCGCAGATTAACTCCGCGTTCGTCTACGGTCGCTACCGCAAACTCGAACGCGACATTCCGCAGACCGAGTGGCCCTGCCGCGAGTGCGACGGCTCCGGCTACAAGGGCAAAGAGCCGTGTGACTACTGCGGCGGGTCCGGCTACCTCTACGAGGACAGCGTCGAGGGCTTCGTCGCCCCCGTCGTGATGGACGTGATGGACGGTGTCGACGCGAAGTTCCACGGCGCGGGCCGCGAGGACGTCGACGCCCTGATGCTCGGAACGGGCCGCCCGTTCGTCGTCGAAATCATGGAACCTCGCCGCCGAAACGTCGATGCCGAACAACTCGAAGGCGACATCAACGCGATGGCCGAAGGCGAAATCGAAGTCGAAGGGCTTCGCCTCGCTACCTACGACATGGTCGAGCGCGTGAAGAAACTCGATGCATCGAAGCAGTACCGCGCCGCCGTCGAATTCGACGACGACGTGACCAACGAGGACCTCCAAGCCGCGCTGGACGAACTGACCGGCGCGACCATCGAGCAGTACACGCCGAATCGCGTCGACCACCGGCGCGCGAGTCTCACACGCACGCGACACGTCTACGACGCTACCGGTGACCTCGAAGACGAACGACACGCCACCGTCGAGATTCACGGCGAAGGCGGACTCTACATCAAAGAACTCGTTTCCGGCGACGAAGGCCGAACGAACCCGAGTCTTGCAGGTATCCTCGATACGGGCGCAGTCGTTACCGCGCTCGACGTGATTGCGGTGGAAGGCGAGGACGAACCATTCGAGGACGACGAGTTCTTCAAGGACTGA